ATAGGATATCTATAAAGCCTTTTATACTCCCGCATGCCAGCAAGCTAAAGCCTAAAGATTTGCAGCTGGCCGGCGGTGAAGACGGCTTGAGACGCAATCAGGGATTCTATATTTATAGGAATAAAAGACTTATAATATGGGGCACATGGTTCCGTCTTGTAGGGCAAGAAGAGGTGTTTAAGCTTGCACGCGTTCGTGTAGATATACCAAGTTCTCTCGATCATTTATGGACTATTGACATAAAGAAATCGACAGCGCATCCACCTGAAGAAGTCAGACAAAACCTTAAACGAATTATTGACAAAATTGTTGGAACAAGTCGCAGAGTCTATACATATAGAGGACGAACAACGACCAGTGATAAGCTTGTCCATTCTTGGTCACGTCTCCAAGGAAGAGAAGGCATCAGTTACATTATTAATCGTGACCATCCAATAATTAAGACTTTTATGAACGGATTAAGTATTGATGAAAGAAAAATATGCGAGCTGATACTTGAGACACTAGAACATAATTATCCAGTACATGCACTTTATGCTGACATGGCTTCAGATCGATTAAAAGTAATTAATGAAGAGACTTTGGGAGAAAACTTGAAAGAGAAATTAGAAATGCTTGTTCAGTGTCTTTTAAATTCGGCATGTGTAATTGATGGCGGTAGAGAACATTTATTAGGGAACCTGCACTTATTAGAACCTTTTTGTGAGTATCCCGCAGTGACAGAATCTATCTTGAGGGAGCTTTCAAATGATTAGTGAAAATGTAAAAAAAATTGAAAATGCAGTTATTGCTACAGTGAACATTGATCAAATACCATCAGAGGCCGAAATATTAGAACTTGTAAATGGATTCCGAGCCGTTTTTCAAATCACTGATGAAGAAAAGAATATTGTAATAAGACGCTTACATGCACGACTTCGCATCGACATGGATACGGGGGCAGCCATTATAGAGAAAGACCATCAGTCTTGGCTGCCAGCGCGTAGACCTGACATCGAACCCTATTATTGGAGTAGATTCGAAGAGTATTTAAACAGAAATGGATGGCCCCCGAAAGTAACTAATACACTTGATAAGGTTACAGACGAGATCCTCGATTTCATGGGAGATCCTGTGAAGGATGGCTTGTGGGCGAGAAGAGGTCTTGTGATGGGTGATGTACAATCTGGAAAAACAGCAACATATATAGCACTATGCTGCAAATCAGCAGATGCAGGGTATAAACTTATTATATTGATGACCGGTACATTAGAAAACCTACGTCGGCAAACACAGGAAAGACTTGATGCTGGGTTTGTGGGGCTTGATAGTTCGGGATTGCTTTCACAACAACGGATAACTAGAGAAGTTGGAGTTGGATCTCTTGACCGTCGCAGAACAGCGGGAGTTTTTACGTCCAAAACAACCGATTTTAAAAGTTCTCTTATGAATACACTTGGTTTCAGGTTGAGTTCTTTTAAGGAACCTGTTTTGCTGGTAGTCAAGAAGAACAAGAAAATTCTCGAAAATCTTGAAAATTGGTTAAGATCTTATAATGCAGATAAAAACGGGGTTATTGATACCCCAATGCTTCTTATTGATGACGAAGCAGATAACGCCTCGATTAATACAAATTCACCGGAGACGGACCCAACAGCGATAAATGAGAGGATTAGAGCTCTTCTCCATCTTTTTTGCAGGTCCAGTTATGTCGGTTTTACAGCAACACCTTTTGCCAATATTTTCATTGACCCTGACTCGGATAGCGAGATGATAGGCGATGATCTTTTCCCGAAGCACTTTATATATTCTTTAGAGCCGCCAACTAATTATTTCGGTTCTCAAGCAATATTTGGAGATAATGGCCGGTTGGACATCATTAGAGAAATTAATGATGCAGAACAAGTGTTTCCATCAAGACATAAACAAATGTTAGTCGTTGAAGAATTACCAGAGAGCCTGTTAATGGCACTGCGATTCTTTATTATTTCAAATGCAGTACGAGATCTTAGGGGTGAGACAAATACACACCGCTCGATGTTAGTCAATGTAAGCCGTTTCACAAATGTACAAGAACAAGTTACGGCGTTACTGGATCGAGAATTAAGAGAAATTAATAGGAACATACGAAATTACAGTCAACTTCCCCCTTCTGAGGCTTGCAAATCAATAATACTATCAAAAATCAAGAAAACATGGGAAAGTGAATTCAACAAATCTGAATTTCAATGGCAAAATATTCAACGAGCACTGTTACGTGCTTCGTTGCCAATTGAAGTGCGAGCAGTAAATCAACGGACTGGCGCATCGACTTTGGACTATTCAGTACATAAAGATACTGGACTAAGAATTATTGCTGTAGGTGGCAACAGTCTTTCTCGAGGACTCACACTAGAAGGACTTTCAACGAGCTATTTTTTTAGAAATTCACAAATGTATGATACACTTCTTCAGATGGGGCGCTGGTTTGGTTATAGAGATGGATACGCAGATTTGTGCAGAGTGTGGCTCTCAGAGGAAGCAATTGGGTGGTATCAGCACATTGCTTCTGCAATAGAAGAATTACGAGATGAGATACGGAGAATGTGTGCCATGGGGTTAACGCCTGATGACTATGGACTTAAAGTTCGAGCACACCCCGAATCACTAATTGTTACTGCCAGAAACAAAATGAGGAAAGCACAAACAATAGAACGCGTGATTTCGATAAGCGGTTTGGGGACAGAGACACCACGTTTATATAAATCACAAGAAATAAATCGTGCAAATGCGGGAGCAGTCGAGATTTTGATTGATGAGTTGGCAAAGTCCGGATTTAATGCCGAGAGGTCTCGTTACAAAAACAACATATGGTATGCAGTACCAAAAGATATTATTTGTCGTTTTCTTAAAAAATTTGAAAGTCATCCACTTAATGTAACCTTTCAGAGAGATAGCATAATACAATTCTTGGAAAGAACAGACGAAAAGAAACTTCAAAATTGGGATGTTGTTTTACCGAACGGTTCAGAGACAACCCGAATATTTGCGGGGATATCCTATCAACCACAACGAAGAAAAGTATTGATTCAAGCGGATACACAATCCATATTGATATCTGGGGAAAAAATGCGTGTTGGTTCGCGAGGCATAGAAAAGGAGGGCGTTCCAGAAGACATTGTAAGTAAAATAGAAGAAGAATATCGAAATAAAAACAAAAACATTCCGGATAAGGCATATCGCGAAAAAAGGCAGAGACCGCTTTTACTGATTCATCTTCTGAAACCATTCACTAGCGATATGAAGGAATATGATACTGGTGGGCTACCTCTTGTAGCTGCGGGGATAAGCTTCCCTGAATTTGATGACAAAGACGCAGAACGTCGCGTTAAATATAGGATTAATCTAGTGGAATGGAGAAACATTTTCAGAGAAGAAGTTGACGACGATGCGGAGAGTTTCAATGATGCCATTTGAATCACGATGGGCATTGCTTGAACCAGGAGGATTTCTGCGAGTCGATGAAGATCATCCTTTAGATTTCTATATCGGTTTGGATGTTTCAGGAGATTGTATTCTTCTGTTGATTATTCAGGATGAGATTCGTATACAAGTACAGAGTCAAGCGATTAGCGTAACCTGTCGAAAACGAAACGATGGCCGTTGGGCATTAATGTTTCGTCTAATAAGAATGGACTTACGAAAGATATTTTCTCACCTTTGTGATGACCTTGTTGAATCGAGCAGAAAAATAACGGAAAAGTCATGTGCCGCACGTTTTATACTTGCGCGATTTGAACACTGGCAACGTCTTCTTAAGCATGGACATACTGGTCTACTTGAACAATCAGCAGTAAGAGGATTGATTGGAGAGTTGCTTTATATCAGAGAGGTTGCATTGATTCAATATGGTCCAACGCCCTCAATTGAAGGATGGCTGGGTCCGCAAGATGCTGCACAAGATTTTTATTACTCAGATTGTATCATTGAAGTGAAAACTATTCATACTGGCGCTTCTAAAGTTATAATATCATCTGCTGAGCAGTTAAGCGATTGTGGCAACCGTCTATTTTTGGTTGTTGTAATGCTTGATTCAGCAGAACAAGGTAATACAGGTGCATTTAGTCTGATTGATATAGTAAATGAAATACGACTGCTTTTCGAACTAGATCCTTACGCTTTATCTTTGTTTGAAGAACGCGTTGCTGAAGCAGGGTTTATTGAAAATGAAATATACAAAAACTATATATATAAATTTAATGGTTTTCGCTATTTTTCTGTGAAAGAAGGGTTTCCTCGGATCACCAAAATTCAACTTCCGATAGGAATAGAAAAAGTAAAATATGAAATTGATCTTGAAGCTTGTAAAATTTTCGAAATAAGCTAAATAATGAGGAATTAGAGTGGATCTTGACGATTTTAGAAAAGAATTTATTGAAACTGTTAAAGCACATGCGGCATCAGAGGGTGATCTTACCCGCGCAGCATTTGTATCAATAGCTTCTGAAAAGCTTATCGATGCAGAGGAATATTCTGATTTCGAACACTGTTACTTTGAAGGAAATGGCGTAAAGGACAGGAGATTGAAGCTATGTATAGATGGCTATTCGTTTGATGAGTCTGACGATTCATTTAAATTGTTAATTGTTGATTTCCGTGGCGGTGATACACCCGCAATACTTACGCTAACAGACGCAGAAGTAATGTTTTCGCGAATGAGTTCTTTTGTGGCTGAGGCGATGTCAGGTTTACTCCATCCCAAGCTCGAAGATAGTTCCCCAGCGTTTGCACTCGCAAGTAATATTCATCGCGACATTCAATCTATTACACGCTTCAGGCTTTATTTGGCTACGGACGCCATTCTTAGTACTCGAGTTAGGGACTTACCGGCTAAAAGTATAAACGGGAAACCTATTGAATATCATATATGGGATATCAAACGCTTTCATCGGTCATTTGAATCAGTTACTGGAAGAGATGAGTTAATAATTAATTTCTGTGATTTTCTGGAAAATGGTATTCCTTGTTTAGAAGCTAGTCAAACAGGGGAACAATATAAAGCATATTTATGTGTAATTCCTGGGACTGTCCTTGCAAACTTATATGATAAATATGGAAGCCGTCTTTTAGAAAGAAATGTTCGCTCTTTCCTTGGGATTCGAGGTACAAAAAGTGTGAATAGTGGTATCAGAAATACAATTATGAGCCAACCATCTTTCTTCTTTGCGTTTAATAATGGGATCGCTGCTACCGCAAGTTCTGTAACGATATCTCAAAAGAATAACCGATTACATATCATTTCTGCCGAGGATCTTCAGATTGTAAATGGTGGACAAACAACAGCTTCTCTTTCAATGGCAAGACGAAAAGATAAAGCTTGCCTAGATGAGATTTTTGTACAGATGAAACTTTCAGTTATTGTGCCAAGTTTTGCCGACGAACTTATTCCAAAGATTTCACGCTCTGCAAATAGCCAGAATAAGGTTAGTGATGCTGATTTCTTCGCAAATCATCCTTTTCATGTCAGAATAGAAGAACTTTCCCGCCGCCTTTGGGCACCCGCAATTTCTGGTGCGCAACACGAGACACATTGGTTTTATGAGCGCGCTCGTGGTCAATTTCTTAATGAGCAAGTTCGTATGACAGTAGCCGAAAGAAAAAGGTTTCTACAGCAGAATCCCCGTGAACAGATGATGACAAAGACAGATCTTGCAAAATATGAAAACGCTTGGAGAGAAATCCCTCATACTGTCAGCTTAGGTGCCCAGAGGAACTTTAGTAACTTTGCAGAACATGTTGGAGAATTATGGAAAAGTTCTGATGTTGATTTCAATGAGGAATATTTTAGAATTTGTGTTGCACGAGCGATCATATGGAAATTTACTGAACGAATGGTATCAAAGCAATCTTGGTATCAAGGTGGATACCGAGCCAATGTCGTTGCTTACACAATTTCTAAACTCTCACAACTTACTAAAGCAAATGCAAGGGGAAAAACAATTGACTATCGATATATATGGAATCAGCAGAGAATATCAAAAGCATTGGAAAAGCAACTTGAACATATTTCAGGGATAGTTTTTAAAATAATCGTGGCTGAAGATAGGCCAATTGACAATGTTACTGAATGGTGTAAAAAAAAGCTTTGTTGGGAGAGGGTCGATAATCTGAGCATTACACTAAACAAAGATTTCATTGATGAATTGGTTGATACAAATCAATTATCAGATGCGAAGAAGGAAGCAAGACTGCTGCAGATGACCGACAAAGGAATTGCTTCACAAACTGAGGTAGTTAACCTTGGCGCCCCATATTGGGGAAAGCTTATGTATTGGGCTGAAGAAAGGAAAATACTTACAGCAGAAGAAAAAAAGGTTGTCTCTGTAGCAATGCGGATACCAAATAAAATACCAACAGATTTTCAATGCATTAAATTGCTCGAAATACGCTCAAAAGTGGTGGGTGAGGGGTTCAAAGTATAACTTTTCATCTCTGAAAGAACCAAAATTGGA
This DNA window, taken from Syntrophales bacterium, encodes the following:
- a CDS encoding AIPR family protein; the protein is MDLDDFRKEFIETVKAHAASEGDLTRAAFVSIASEKLIDAEEYSDFEHCYFEGNGVKDRRLKLCIDGYSFDESDDSFKLLIVDFRGGDTPAILTLTDAEVMFSRMSSFVAEAMSGLLHPKLEDSSPAFALASNIHRDIQSITRFRLYLATDAILSTRVRDLPAKSINGKPIEYHIWDIKRFHRSFESVTGRDELIINFCDFLENGIPCLEASQTGEQYKAYLCVIPGTVLANLYDKYGSRLLERNVRSFLGIRGTKSVNSGIRNTIMSQPSFFFAFNNGIAATASSVTISQKNNRLHIISAEDLQIVNGGQTTASLSMARRKDKACLDEIFVQMKLSVIVPSFADELIPKISRSANSQNKVSDADFFANHPFHVRIEELSRRLWAPAISGAQHETHWFYERARGQFLNEQVRMTVAERKRFLQQNPREQMMTKTDLAKYENAWREIPHTVSLGAQRNFSNFAEHVGELWKSSDVDFNEEYFRICVARAIIWKFTERMVSKQSWYQGGYRANVVAYTISKLSQLTKANARGKTIDYRYIWNQQRISKALEKQLEHISGIVFKIIVAEDRPIDNVTEWCKKKLCWERVDNLSITLNKDFIDELVDTNQLSDAKKEARLLQMTDKGIASQTEVVNLGAPYWGKLMYWAEERKILTAEEKKVVSVAMRIPNKIPTDFQCIKLLEIRSKVVGEGFKV
- a CDS encoding Z1 domain-containing protein, whose translation is MISENVKKIENAVIATVNIDQIPSEAEILELVNGFRAVFQITDEEKNIVIRRLHARLRIDMDTGAAIIEKDHQSWLPARRPDIEPYYWSRFEEYLNRNGWPPKVTNTLDKVTDEILDFMGDPVKDGLWARRGLVMGDVQSGKTATYIALCCKSADAGYKLIILMTGTLENLRRQTQERLDAGFVGLDSSGLLSQQRITREVGVGSLDRRRTAGVFTSKTTDFKSSLMNTLGFRLSSFKEPVLLVVKKNKKILENLENWLRSYNADKNGVIDTPMLLIDDEADNASINTNSPETDPTAINERIRALLHLFCRSSYVGFTATPFANIFIDPDSDSEMIGDDLFPKHFIYSLEPPTNYFGSQAIFGDNGRLDIIREINDAEQVFPSRHKQMLVVEELPESLLMALRFFIISNAVRDLRGETNTHRSMLVNVSRFTNVQEQVTALLDRELREINRNIRNYSQLPPSEACKSIILSKIKKTWESEFNKSEFQWQNIQRALLRASLPIEVRAVNQRTGASTLDYSVHKDTGLRIIAVGGNSLSRGLTLEGLSTSYFFRNSQMYDTLLQMGRWFGYRDGYADLCRVWLSEEAIGWYQHIASAIEELRDEIRRMCAMGLTPDDYGLKVRAHPESLIVTARNKMRKAQTIERVISISGLGTETPRLYKSQEINRANAGAVEILIDELAKSGFNAERSRYKNNIWYAVPKDIICRFLKKFESHPLNVTFQRDSIIQFLERTDEKKLQNWDVVLPNGSETTRIFAGISYQPQRRKVLIQADTQSILISGEKMRVGSRGIEKEGVPEDIVSKIEEEYRNKNKNIPDKAYREKRQRPLLLIHLLKPFTSDMKEYDTGGLPLVAAGISFPEFDDKDAERRVKYRINLVEWRNIFREEVDDDAESFNDAI
- a CDS encoding PD-(D/E)XK motif protein, with amino-acid sequence MMPFESRWALLEPGGFLRVDEDHPLDFYIGLDVSGDCILLLIIQDEIRIQVQSQAISVTCRKRNDGRWALMFRLIRMDLRKIFSHLCDDLVESSRKITEKSCAARFILARFEHWQRLLKHGHTGLLEQSAVRGLIGELLYIREVALIQYGPTPSIEGWLGPQDAAQDFYYSDCIIEVKTIHTGASKVIISSAEQLSDCGNRLFLVVVMLDSAEQGNTGAFSLIDIVNEIRLLFELDPYALSLFEERVAEAGFIENEIYKNYIYKFNGFRYFSVKEGFPRITKIQLPIGIEKVKYEIDLEACKIFEIS
- a CDS encoding ATP-binding protein, which gives rise to MSELKVPPYAPTLIESMRSVGYSIQSAIADIIDNSISARARKIAVRFSPYDIPYVAVLDDGIGMSSDELTQAMRHGSKDPLSAREENDLGRFGLGLKTASLSQCRKLTVLSSKSGIISARCWDLDLIAVREDWILSVPDQIDLESLPLFTDLKNQAHGTLVIWHNLDRLCAGESSINRALEEKMDSVRGHLSLVFHRYLAGEAGLPKIEIYLNECPIEPSDPFLTMNTATQSLQDEFIEIEKHRISIKPFILPHASKLKPKDLQLAGGEDGLRRNQGFYIYRNKRLIIWGTWFRLVGQEEVFKLARVRVDIPSSLDHLWTIDIKKSTAHPPEEVRQNLKRIIDKIVGTSRRVYTYRGRTTTSDKLVHSWSRLQGREGISYIINRDHPIIKTFMNGLSIDERKICELILETLEHNYPVHALYADMASDRLKVINEETLGENLKEKLEMLVQCLLNSACVIDGGREHLLGNLHLLEPFCEYPAVTESILRELSND